The Streptomyces sp. NBC_00335 DNA window GCGATGATCTGGAGCCCGACCGGCAGACCGTCCTCCGGGGCCAGGCCGCAGGGCAGCGACATGGCGGAGTTGCCGGCCAGGTTGGTCGGGATGGTGCACAGGTCCGCGAGGTACATCGCCAGCGGGTCGTCGGTGCGCTCACCGATCGCGAAGGCGGTGGTGGGCGTGGTCGGGGAGACGATCACGTCGACCTGCTCGAAGGCCTTCTCGAAGTCCCGCGTGATGAGCGTGCGGACCTTCTGGGCGGAGCCGTAGTACGCGTCGTAGTAGCCGGAGCTGAGCGCGTACGTGCCGAGGATGATGCGGCGCTTGACCTCGTCGCCGAAACCGGCTTCGCGGGTCAGGGCGGTGACGTCCTCGGCGGACTTGGTGCCGTCGTCGCCGACGCGCAGGCCGTAGCGCATGGCGTCGAAGCGGGCCAGGTTCGAGGAGCACTCGGACGGCGCGATCAGGTAGTACGCGGCCATCGCGAGGTCGAAGGACGGGCAGTCCAGCTCCACGATCTCGGCGCCCAGCTCCTTGAGGAGGGCGACGGACTCGTTGAACCGCTGGACGACGCCGGCCTGGTAGCCCTCGCCTGCGAACTGCTTGACGACACCGACGCGCATGCCGGCGACGGACCCGTTGCGGGCCGCCTCGACGACCGGCGGGACCGGGGCGTCGATGGAGGTCGAGTCCATCGGGTCGTGGCCGGCGATGACCTCGTGGAGGAGGGCCGCGTCCAGGACCGTACGGGCGCAGGGGCCGCCCTGGTCGAGGGAGGAGGAGAAGGCCACCATGCCGTAGCGGGAGACGCCGCCGTAGGTGGGCTTCACGCCGACGGTGCCGGTGAGGGCGGCGGGCTGGCGGATGGAACCGCCGGTGTCCGTGCCGATGGCCAGCGGCGCCTGGAAGGCGGCCAGCGCGGCCGCGGAGCCGCCGCCGGAGCCGCCGGGGACCCGGGTGAGGTCCCAGGGGTTGCCGGTGGGCCCGTAGGCGCTGTTCTCGGTGGAGGACCCCATGGCGAACTCGTCCATGTTGGTCTTGCCGAGGATGACGACGTCGGCTTCCTTCAGCTTGCGCGTCAGGGTGGCGTCGTACGGCGGGATCCAGCCTTCGAGGATCTTCGAGCCGACGGTGGTGGGGATCCCGACGGTGGTGAAGATGTCCTTGAGGGCGAGCGGTACGCCGGCCAGCGGGCCGAGCTTCTCGCCGCGCTCGCGCTTGGCGTCGACGGCGGCCGCCTGGGCCAGCGCGCCCTCGCGGTCGACGTGCAGGAAGGCGTTGACCTTCTCGTCGGTCGCCCCGATGCGGGCCAGGTGGGCCTCGGTGACCTCGACGGCCGTGAGCTCGCCGGAGGCGATCTTCTCGGCGGTCTGGGCGGCCGTGAGCCGGATGATGTCGATGGTGCTGTTGATGTCAGCCATGGTGATTAGTCCTCCCCCAGGATCTGCGGCACCTTGAAACGCTGCTGCTCCTGGGCGGGAGCGCCGGAAAGCGCCTGCTCGGGGGTGAGCGACGGACGGACCTCGTCCGCGCGCATGACGTTCGTCAGCGGCAGCGGGTGGGAGGTCGGCGGGACGTCTTGGTCGGCGACCTCGGAAACGCGGGCGACCGCGCCGATGATGTCGTCGAGCTGTCCAGCGAAGTGGTCGAGCTCTTCGCTCTTCAGCTCCAGACGTGCCAGCCGAGCGAGGTGGGCGACCTCCTCGCGCGTGATGCCAGGCATGCAGCGATCCTCTGGGGGTTCGAGTGTGTAGGTTTCGGCCCCAATCCTATGGGGCCCCGCCCCCGCCCGGCGCCCCGGTTTGCCGCCGGGGCGGTACGAAGGCCCCGCGCGGGCCGATTTCCGCCATGGGGCGGGCCGCCCGTGGGACCGGGCACCGCCCGTGCCCGGCTGCGGATGCACCGCTGCGCGGGGCGAAGTCCCCGCTGCGACCCTTGCCGCTGCGCGGGGCGGAGTTCCCCTACCCGCCCTTCCCCCGTTCCCCGGGCTCCGCCCGGACCCCCTGGGGCTCCGCCCCAGACCCCGCGCCTCAAACGCCGGCGAGGCTGGAGTGTGCCGCGCAGCGGCATCTCCAGCCCGTCCGGCGTTTGAGGACCGGGTCCGGGCGGAGCCCGGAGAACGGGGGAAGGGCGGGTAGGGGACGGCCCCGCAGGGCAGGCGTCAGGACGGGACGGTCAGCTCGGCGCGGGCGGCCGCCACGGTTTCGGGCAGGGTGGAGTGGACCGTGAGGTCCGGCCTCGAGAGGGACAGCTGCGTGACGACGTCCGCACGCCGCGGGTAGCCGGGGTCGGCGCCGACGACCAGGCGGCGGCCCGGGGTGGCCGCGGCCGCGCCGAGTTCGTACAGGGTGATCGGCTGGACCGTGAGGGACGCGTCGCACGCCGGGAACCAGAACAACGTCAGGTCCGCCCGCAGCAGGTGCGCGTACTCCCACGCGATCTGGACGTCCGTCTGCGAAGGGTCGGACACGTCGAAGTCCGCCCGCCGCGGGTTGAGCACGACGAAGTCGGCCAGAGCGGCCGCCGCCTGGGGCTGCCAGCGCGGACAGTGCGTGATCCCGCCCGCCAGGAAGACCGACGGCGGGTCGCCCGGCGCGGGCCGGTGCACCGCCGGTGCCTCCACGTACCTCACGGGGACTGCGCCGCCGCCGCGGACGCCGCCTCCGCGGCCAGCTCCGCCGTGATGTCCGCCGGCCGCCGCCAGCCGCGCTCCCCGCGGGCCAGCAGCCAGGCCGTGGCCTCCTGCGGAGGCATCGCGGCGGCGACCAGCCAGCCCTGGACGGCGTCGCAGCCCAGGTCGCGCAGGCGCTCCCACGTCTCGTCGTCCTCGACGCCCTCCGCGACGACCAGCAGGCCCAGCGAGTGGGCGAGGTCCACCGTGCAGCGGACGATCTCCGCGTCCTGGGCGTCCACCGCGAGCCTCGCCACGAACGACCGGTCGATCTTCAGTTCGCTGACCGGCAGCCGCCGCAGGTGGACGAGGGAGGAGTAGCCCGTGCCGAAGTCGTCGAGGGACATCTTCACGCCGTGGCCGGTCAGCCCGGCCATGGTGTCGGCGGCCCGCTGCGGGTCCTCCAGCAGGACGTGCTCCGTTATCTCCAGCTGGAGCCCGCTCGCCGGGACCCCGTGCCGGGCGAGGCGCGCGGCCACGGCGCCCGCGAAGCCGGGGGTGTGGACGTCGCGCGGCGACACGTTGACGGCGACCGGGACCTTGAGGCCCTGGGCCCGCCACCGGGCGACCTGCGCGAGCGCGGTCTCCAGTACGTACTCGGTCAGGTGGGGCATCAGCCCGGAGGTCTCCGCGATCGCGATGAACTCGTCCGGGGAGACCCGCCCGCGTTCCGGGTGCACCCAGCGCACCAGTGCTTCCAGCCCGGCCACCTTGCCGTCGAAGCGGACCTTCGGCTGGTAGTGCAGTTCCACCTCGCCCGCGTCCAGCGCCCGGCGCAGGTCGCCCAGCAGGCCGAGCCGGTCGGGGGTGTTGCTGTCGCGCTTGGACTCGTAGACCTCGACTCCGGTCCGGTCCCGCTTCGCCTGGTACATGGCGACGTCGGCGCGGCGCAGCAGTCCCTCCGCGTCCAGCGCGTGGTCGGGGAAGACGGCGAGGCCGGCGCTGGCTTCCAGGACCAGGGTCAGGCCGTCCAGGTCGAGGGGGGAGCTGAGTTCGGCGACCAGGTTGCGGGCGATCCGCTGGGCGCTGGTGGTGGAGTCCGCGATGGGCAGGAGGACGGCGAACTCGTCGCCGCCCAGCCGGGCCGCCTCGGCGTCCGGGGGCAGGGCCTGGCGCAGCCGGTCCGCGATCTGCAGGAGCAGCCGGTCGCCGGCGAGGTGGCCGAGGGTGTCGTTGACCGCGCGGAAGCGGTCCAGGTCGATCAGGACCAGCGCCGCGCGGGTGCCCGACCGTTCGGCCTGGTCGAGGGCGCTCCAGGCCCGCTCCAGCAGCCACTGCCGGTTGGGCAGTCCGGTGAGCGGGTCCCGCAGCTGCTCCTCGGCGCGCGCCCGGGCGATCCACAGCGTGGAGTCCAGGGCGATCAGCGGTACGGCGAACAGCGGCAGCAGTACGGGCTGCGATTCGGCGACCACGCAGATCAGCGGGGCGATGCCGAGGAGCGCGACGGCGACCAGGGCCTGGCGCAGCAGCGCGGTACGGGCGACCGTGGGCAGTCCCCCGCCGCTCGGGGCGAGCGCGAGCCACAGCAGGAGGCGGGTGACGAGCAGGTAGGCGAGCGCGACGAAGACGACTTCGGGTACCGCGTCGAGCTCCCAGCCGGTGGGCTTCCACGGATCCTCGACGGAGGGCGACTCGCCGAACGCGGCGAGGACGAGGGCGCCCGCGCCGATGCCGAGGATGTCGGTGGCTCCGTGCAGCAGGCCCTGGCGCCAGCGGTGCCTGCGGGCGGCGCCGACGAGGGAGACCACGGCGAGGGAGACCAGCCCGGCGGGGACCCATCCGTAGAGGATGAGGACGCCGAGGGTGAGGGCCGCGCCCGATCCGGTGCCGCCCCACCAGCGGTCGCGGCCGAGGGCGACGAGGTGGCCGACGATGATGCCGGTGAGCAGGGCGAGCGCCCAGCCGACCGGGCCGCCGGGGAACAGGGCGTGACGGCTGGTCAGCGCGGTGACGACGCCGATGCCGAGCACGAGGGCGGCGAGGCCCACGACGGCGAAGGGCAGCGCGGCGCGGCGGCCGGTCGGGCCCTGGCCCGCGCCGGTGTCGAGCGGTCGCGCTTGCGGTGTCCTGGAACCCAGGACACCGAGCCGGCCCGTCCGCATGGACGGGAACTCCCCGCCGAAATCTGGTGACGGGTCGGCGCTTTCGGTGGGTTTCATGCCCGTCCCTCTCACAGCCGGCGATGCCGATGCCACGCGATGGCCCCGATGTCATGCCATCACGGCCGGAATCGTGTCAAGCAGCCGTGCACGACAGGCGCACCCCTCAACAGTAGGACGCGGGAGGCGCCCAGGGGCAGCGGTCGGCGGCGGTTGCCCGAATACGACCCAGCCATCCTCATCAGTACGGTATCCGCCGAACGGGTGAGTTTGGACCAGGACCCTCCGGCCACCCGTCCGATGATCCGACAGGCCACGGGCCCGCCACCAGCCTTGTACCGGCCTCGCGGGGGCCCGGTACCAGCCGTGCCCCCGCGGATGTCACCGCCGTCCGCGCCCGGCGCGCGCCCGCTCGTACGGCCGCACGCCACGCATCCGTTCGCCTTCGCTACTCCGCTTCGGCGTCGCCGTCCACCGGAAGCGCGGCCTCGCGCGCCGCGTCCGGGCCCTCTTCCAGCAGGACGGCGAATCCGGCGTCGTCGAGGATCGAGAGCTTCAACTGCACTGCCTTGTCGTACTTCGAGCCGGGGTTGTCGCCGACCACGACGAAGGAGGTCTTCTTCGAGACGGACCCGGTCACCTTGGCGCCGCGGCTCTGCAGGGCTTCCTTCGCGCCGTCCCGCGTGTGGCTCTGCAAAGTGCCGGTGACGACGACGGTCAGCCCCTCCAGCGGGCGCGGCCCTTCGTCCTCGCCGGAACCTTCCTCCTCCATCCGGACGCCGGCCGCCCGCCACTTGCGCAGGATCTCCTGGTGCCATTCCTCGGCGAACCACTCCTTGACCGAGGTCGCGATGATCGCGCCGACCCCGTCGGTGGCGCCCAGTTCCTCCTCGGTCGCCTGCTCGATCCGCTCGATGGAGCGGAACGCGCGGGCCAGCGCCGCCGCCGCGACCGGGCCGACGTGCCGGATCGACAGGCCGTTGATGATGCGGGCCAGCGGCTGGGTCTTGGCCGCCTCGATGTTCGCGAGCATGGCCAGCGTGTTGGCCTTGGGCTCGCCCTCCTTGTTCGCGAAGAAGGTGACGATCTTCGGCTCGCCGGTCTTCGGGTCGATCTTGGGCTGACCCGAATCCTGGTCCCGTACGTAGGAGGTGATGGGGAGCAGCTGCTCCAGGGTGAGACCGAAGAGGTCGCCCTCGTTCGCCATCGGGGGGACCGAGGGCTCCAGCGGCTGGGTGAGGGCGGCCGAGGCCACGTACCCGAAGTTCTTGATGTCCAGGCAGGCGCGGCCGACCAGGTAGAAGAGCCGCTCGCGCAACTGGGCGGGGCACGTCTGCGCGTTGGGGCAGCGCAGGTCGATGTCGCCCTCCTTCATCGGCCGCAGCGGCGTCCCGCACTCGGGGCAGTCGGCGGGCATGACGAACTCCCGCTCGCTGCCGTCGCGCAGGTCGACCACCGGCCCGAGGATCTCGGGGATGACGTCGCCGGCCTTGCGCAGGACGACGGTGTCCCCGATGAGCACGCCCTTGGCCTTGACGACCTCCTGGTTGTGCAGGGTCGCGAACTCCACCTCGGAGCCCGCGACCGTCACCGGCGCCACCTGGGCGTACGGGGTCACGCGCCCGGTGCGGCCCACGCCGACCTTGATGTCGATCAGCTTGGAGTTGACCTCTTCGGGCGCGTACTTCCAGGCGATGGCCCAGCGCGGTGCGCGCGCGGTGGAGCCGAGCCGGCCCTGGAGGGCGATCTCGTCGAGCTTGACGACGACGCCGTCGATCTCGTGCTCCACCGAGTGGCGGTTCTCGCCGAAGTAGGCGATGAACTCGCGGACCTCGGCGAGGGTGGAGACCACCTTGTTGTGCTGGGCGGTGGGCAGGCCCCACTCGTGCAGCAGCTCGTACGCCTGCGACTGGCACTCGATCTCGAAGCCCTCGCGGGCGCCGATGCCGTGCACGACCATGTGCAGCGGGCGGCTCGCGGTGACCTTCGGGTCCTTCTGGCGCAGCGAACCGGCCGCAGCGTTGCGCGGGTTGGCGAAGGGCTTGCCCTCGGCCTCAACGAGCCGGGCGTTGAGCTCCTCGAACTTCTCCATCGGGAAGTAGACCTCGCCGCGGATCTCGACCAGGGCGGGGATGCGGTCGCCCCTCAGCCGGTCGGGGATGTCGGCGATGGTGCGGACGTTGGGCGTGATGTCCTCGCCCGTGCGGCCGTCGCCGCGGGTGGCGGCGCGGGTCAGGCGGCCGTTCTCGTAGGTGAGGTTGACGGCGAGGCCGTCGACCTTCAGCTCGCACAGGTAGTGGTAGTCGGAGGTGTTGGCGTCCCGGGCCACGCGCTCGGCCCAGGCCGCCAGTTCCTCGTCGTCGAAGGCGTTGTCGAGGGAGAGCATCCGCTCGCGGTGCTCCACGGAGGCGAAGTCCGTCTCGTACGCCCCGGCCACCTTCTGGGTGGGCGAATCGGGCGTGCGCAGCTCCGGGTACTGCTCCTCCAGTGCTTCCAGCGAGCGCAGCAGCTTGTCGAACTCGGCGTCGCTGACGACCGGCTGGTCGTTCACGTAGTACCGGAAGCGGTGCTCCTCGACCTGCTCGGCGATCAGCGCGTGCTGCTCGCGCAGTTCCGCCGGTACGGCCGATTCGCTGCCCTGCTTCTGTTCGGCTGCCATGCCGTGTCCTCCCGTGACCCGTCTCGATCCATCACTCAGGGTTGTCGGCGAGCGACCTCGCCGCCCTGACGCAGTGCGCCTGAACCGCCCGTGCGTAGGCGGGCGAAGCGCCCGCCAGACCGCACGCCGGGGTGACCACGACGGACTCCGCCAGAGTCCCCGGGGTCAGCCCCAGCCTGCGCCAGAGCTTCCTGACACCCATGACGCTACCGCCCGGGTCCGACAGCGGGCCGTCGGTCCCGGGCACCACTCCGGCGAAGAGTTTCGTACCGGCTTCGACCGCTTCCCCGATGGCGTCATCCTCGCGCTCGGTGAGCAAGGAGAAATCGAACGACACGCCCGAGACCCCGGCGCGTCGCAGCAGTCCGAAGGGCACTTCGGGGGCGCAGGAGTGGACGATCACCTCGCCGTCGTGGACGGCGAACAGCTCGCGCAGCGTCCCCTCGACGACCTGCCGGTCGACGGCGCGGTACGTGCGGTAGCCGCTGGCGGAGCGCACCCGCCCGAGGAGGACCGCGGTGAGCGAGGGCTCGTCGTACTGGAGGACGATCTCGGCGCCGGGGATCCGCTTGCGCACGTCGGCCAGGTGCTCGCGCACGCCCTCCGCGAGGGACCCGGCCAGGTCCCGGCAGGCGCCCGGGTCCTGGAGGACGGCCTCGCCGCCGTGCAGCTCCAGGGAGGAGGCCAGCGTCCACGGCCCGACGGCCTGGACCTTGAGCCGGCCCTGGTACCCCTGGGTGAACTCCTCCAGGGCGTCCAGGTCCTCGCCGAGCCAGGAGCGGGCCCGCTTGCTGTCGCGGCCGGGGCGGTCGCTGATCCGCCAGCCGCTGGGCTCGACGTGCGCGTACATGTCCACGAGCAGCCCGAGGGAACGGCCGATCATGTCCGCGCCGGGGCCGCGGGCGGGCAGCTCGGCGAGGTACGGGAACTCCTCGAAGGAGCCGGTGACGGTCTTGGCGGCCTCGCGGGCGTCGCCGCCGGGCAGCGAGCCGACTCCGGTGGCTCCGCCGGGGCGGCTCGCGCTCATCGGCCGGGCCTGACGGTGAGGTCGGTGACCACGGCGTCGCGGGGCAGGTCGACGGCCATCACGATGGTGGTCGCGACGGACTCGGGGTCGATCCAGTCGGCGGCGTCGTAGGACTCGCCCTCCTGGGAGCGGACCTTGGCCTGCATGGGGGTGGCGGTGCGGCCGGGGTAGACGGAGGTGACGCGGATGCCGTTCTCCTTCTCCTCCGCCCGCAGGGAGTCGGCGAGGGCCTTCAGCCCGTGCTTGGAGGCGGCGTACGCGCTCCAGTCGGCGTGGGCGGCGAGCCCGGCGCCGGAGTTCACGAACACGATGGTGGTGTGGGAGGCACGCAGGGTCGGCAGCAGGAGCCGGGTGACCTCGGCGGGGGCGATGAGGTTGACGTTGAGCTGCTGGTGCCAGGTCTTGGGGCGCAGCTCCCCCACCGGGCCGAGGTCCACGATGCCGGCGATGTGCAGGAGCGAGTCGATCCGCTCCGGGATCGCCTGCTTGGAGAAGGCCCACGACAGCCGGTCGGGGTCGGCGAGGTCTCCGACGAGCGCGCTGGATCCGGGGTACCGGTCGGTGAGCTGCCGGGCGCGGGCGGCGTCGCGGGCGAGCAGGACGAGGTCGTCGCCGCGGGCGTGCAGCCGGGCGGCGACGGCGGCACCGATGCCAGAGCCGGCGCCGGTGATCAGGTGAGTAGCCATAGCGCCCATGCTCGCATCCGGGCCGGGCCCCCGGTCCAACCGTCCGAACCCCAGCGGACCGGGTACCGGCGACCGGGGCACGGCAGCCCGGTCCGGCGCACGGTGCCGGTCCCCCGATCCGCGCCCGTCGTCACGGACCGGCGGCCTCGCGGTACGCCCTCTCGATCGCGGTGCGGGCGGCGGCTGCCGTGGCGACCCGAACGGCGGGTGCGAAGCCCCGGCCGACGGGGACGTGCGGGAGCCGGGCGACCAGCGCGGCCCGCGCGTCGCTGCGCGGCCCGGCCCACCGCTCCAGCGCCAGGTCCCGTACCTCGACGAGCGCGGCCGCCCGGTCCGACGCGGGCGGGTCGAAGCGCCCGCCGCAGGCCGCGCGGTGCTCGGACCAGCGGTCCTCCCAGAACTCCACGGTCCAGCCGGGCCATCGGCCGCCGACCGTACGGGCCCGGTCCCGGGCCGTGTTGAGCCACCAGCCGACCCGCCGCCGCTCCGGGTCGACGTGGATCCCGGCATCGGCCCACGACCGGTGGCTCCCGTGGTCCGGGGCGTCCCGGAGCCGTTCGAGCAGGGCGGGCCCCTCCTCGACGGGGTGGTCGTCGATGTCTGCGAGGAGGTGGCAGCGGCCGGGCCCGGGGCCGATGGTGACCACCGCCACGAGCGGGTCCGGGTCGGACAGTTCCTCGCCGTCCACCTCCAGCGCCGGGCCGGGGTACACGTCGCGGGACTCCTCCCGTGGGTCGAGGCCCAGGTGGGCACGCAGGCCGGCCTGCCCGTCGTGGAGCCACCGCACCTCCCAGCCGGGCCACGCGCACCGCAGCAGCTCCAGGGTGGCGGCCCGGGTGCGCGAGGAGGCGGCGGGCCCTTCCCAGGCGAAGAGCAGCAGGAGCCGCCGGGACGGGTCGGCGAGGACGCCCGCCTCGACCATGCCGTCGTCGTACCAGCCGTCCTGGGGTGCGTGGTCACGGAGGAAGGGCAGGGCCACGTCCGGGCCGGCCAGCAGGTCGAGGTCCAGGCCGATCGCTCCGAAGGACGAGTGGTGACGGGTCGGCCCGGCGGGGCCGGCGATCACGAAGACGGCCCGGTTGCCCACGGTCAGAGCCCGGCGGCTTCGCGGAGGCGGTCGGCCGTCTTCGAGGCGTCGTAGTCCGCCGGGACCCCGTCGACGAGGATGATGTCGCCCGCGATGTGGTCGGCGCGCAGCGGGATCAGGGCCTGGTAGGGGGCGGACGCGTACCAGGCGCGGGCCCGCTCCAGGTCCGGGAAGGCGATCACGACGATCGTGCCGGGCCA harbors:
- a CDS encoding SDR family oxidoreductase → MATHLITGAGSGIGAAVAARLHARGDDLVLLARDAARARQLTDRYPGSSALVGDLADPDRLSWAFSKQAIPERIDSLLHIAGIVDLGPVGELRPKTWHQQLNVNLIAPAEVTRLLLPTLRASHTTIVFVNSGAGLAAHADWSAYAASKHGLKALADSLRAEEKENGIRVTSVYPGRTATPMQAKVRSQEGESYDAADWIDPESVATTIVMAVDLPRDAVVTDLTVRPGR
- a CDS encoding putative bifunctional diguanylate cyclase/phosphodiesterase, with the protein product MKPTESADPSPDFGGEFPSMRTGRLGVLGSRTPQARPLDTGAGQGPTGRRAALPFAVVGLAALVLGIGVVTALTSRHALFPGGPVGWALALLTGIIVGHLVALGRDRWWGGTGSGAALTLGVLILYGWVPAGLVSLAVVSLVGAARRHRWRQGLLHGATDILGIGAGALVLAAFGESPSVEDPWKPTGWELDAVPEVVFVALAYLLVTRLLLWLALAPSGGGLPTVARTALLRQALVAVALLGIAPLICVVAESQPVLLPLFAVPLIALDSTLWIARARAEEQLRDPLTGLPNRQWLLERAWSALDQAERSGTRAALVLIDLDRFRAVNDTLGHLAGDRLLLQIADRLRQALPPDAEAARLGGDEFAVLLPIADSTTSAQRIARNLVAELSSPLDLDGLTLVLEASAGLAVFPDHALDAEGLLRRADVAMYQAKRDRTGVEVYESKRDSNTPDRLGLLGDLRRALDAGEVELHYQPKVRFDGKVAGLEALVRWVHPERGRVSPDEFIAIAETSGLMPHLTEYVLETALAQVARWRAQGLKVPVAVNVSPRDVHTPGFAGAVAARLARHGVPASGLQLEITEHVLLEDPQRAADTMAGLTGHGVKMSLDDFGTGYSSLVHLRRLPVSELKIDRSFVARLAVDAQDAEIVRCTVDLAHSLGLLVVAEGVEDDETWERLRDLGCDAVQGWLVAAAMPPQEATAWLLARGERGWRRPADITAELAAEAASAAAAQSP
- the gatC gene encoding Asp-tRNA(Asn)/Glu-tRNA(Gln) amidotransferase subunit GatC, with translation MPGITREEVAHLARLARLELKSEELDHFAGQLDDIIGAVARVSEVADQDVPPTSHPLPLTNVMRADEVRPSLTPEQALSGAPAQEQQRFKVPQILGED
- a CDS encoding methionine synthase, which codes for MSASRPGGATGVGSLPGGDAREAAKTVTGSFEEFPYLAELPARGPGADMIGRSLGLLVDMYAHVEPSGWRISDRPGRDSKRARSWLGEDLDALEEFTQGYQGRLKVQAVGPWTLASSLELHGGEAVLQDPGACRDLAGSLAEGVREHLADVRKRIPGAEIVLQYDEPSLTAVLLGRVRSASGYRTYRAVDRQVVEGTLRELFAVHDGEVIVHSCAPEVPFGLLRRAGVSGVSFDFSLLTEREDDAIGEAVEAGTKLFAGVVPGTDGPLSDPGGSVMGVRKLWRRLGLTPGTLAESVVVTPACGLAGASPAYARAVQAHCVRAARSLADNPE
- a CDS encoding nucleoside 2-deoxyribosyltransferase domain-containing protein translates to MHRPAPGDPPSVFLAGGITHCPRWQPQAAAALADFVVLNPRRADFDVSDPSQTDVQIAWEYAHLLRADLTLFWFPACDASLTVQPITLYELGAAAATPGRRLVVGADPGYPRRADVVTQLSLSRPDLTVHSTLPETVAAARAELTVPS
- the ligA gene encoding NAD-dependent DNA ligase LigA translates to MAAEQKQGSESAVPAELREQHALIAEQVEEHRFRYYVNDQPVVSDAEFDKLLRSLEALEEQYPELRTPDSPTQKVAGAYETDFASVEHRERMLSLDNAFDDEELAAWAERVARDANTSDYHYLCELKVDGLAVNLTYENGRLTRAATRGDGRTGEDITPNVRTIADIPDRLRGDRIPALVEIRGEVYFPMEKFEELNARLVEAEGKPFANPRNAAAGSLRQKDPKVTASRPLHMVVHGIGAREGFEIECQSQAYELLHEWGLPTAQHNKVVSTLAEVREFIAYFGENRHSVEHEIDGVVVKLDEIALQGRLGSTARAPRWAIAWKYAPEEVNSKLIDIKVGVGRTGRVTPYAQVAPVTVAGSEVEFATLHNQEVVKAKGVLIGDTVVLRKAGDVIPEILGPVVDLRDGSEREFVMPADCPECGTPLRPMKEGDIDLRCPNAQTCPAQLRERLFYLVGRACLDIKNFGYVASAALTQPLEPSVPPMANEGDLFGLTLEQLLPITSYVRDQDSGQPKIDPKTGEPKIVTFFANKEGEPKANTLAMLANIEAAKTQPLARIINGLSIRHVGPVAAAALARAFRSIERIEQATEEELGATDGVGAIIATSVKEWFAEEWHQEILRKWRAAGVRMEEEGSGEDEGPRPLEGLTVVVTGTLQSHTRDGAKEALQSRGAKVTGSVSKKTSFVVVGDNPGSKYDKAVQLKLSILDDAGFAVLLEEGPDAAREAALPVDGDAEAE
- a CDS encoding DUF1330 domain-containing protein, encoding MTAYAIAHIRPETMHEDVLRYIEEIQATMDPFEGRFLVHGKEVEVVEGTWPGTIVVIAFPDLERARAWYASAPYQALIPLRADHIAGDIILVDGVPADYDASKTADRLREAAGL
- the gatA gene encoding Asp-tRNA(Asn)/Glu-tRNA(Gln) amidotransferase subunit GatA; the encoded protein is MADINSTIDIIRLTAAQTAEKIASGELTAVEVTEAHLARIGATDEKVNAFLHVDREGALAQAAAVDAKRERGEKLGPLAGVPLALKDIFTTVGIPTTVGSKILEGWIPPYDATLTRKLKEADVVILGKTNMDEFAMGSSTENSAYGPTGNPWDLTRVPGGSGGGSAAALAAFQAPLAIGTDTGGSIRQPAALTGTVGVKPTYGGVSRYGMVAFSSSLDQGGPCARTVLDAALLHEVIAGHDPMDSTSIDAPVPPVVEAARNGSVAGMRVGVVKQFAGEGYQAGVVQRFNESVALLKELGAEIVELDCPSFDLAMAAYYLIAPSECSSNLARFDAMRYGLRVGDDGTKSAEDVTALTREAGFGDEVKRRIILGTYALSSGYYDAYYGSAQKVRTLITRDFEKAFEQVDVIVSPTTPTTAFAIGERTDDPLAMYLADLCTIPTNLAGNSAMSLPCGLAPEDGLPVGLQIIAPAMKDDRLYKVGAAVEAAFVERWGHPLLEEAPSL